A genomic window from Schistocerca serialis cubense isolate TAMUIC-IGC-003099 unplaced genomic scaffold, iqSchSeri2.2 HiC_scaffold_1420, whole genome shotgun sequence includes:
- the LOC126443033 gene encoding piggyBac transposable element-derived protein 4-like — translation MFRRGLSDAEIADLINHSDTLDNVESDSDDSECNGVFEEDEIDDSLSSDEDENDVEGVASNPAAVPYPKDSEWTAVDTYRPLPVNTTPRQILVDIDESSSVLDCSKVFLTDSDVNELKRQTNLYASQTIQKKRRGNNLKPHSVLSSWKPVTISEMRRFLGIIFHMCVSKKPKIADHWSTNPVLSCNFCPHVMSRLRFTQILSCLHLVDNSNQKKPGEDGFHPLYKVLPYYNNLKERCIQAYRPSEKVTIDEGICPFRGRVSFRVYMQNKPHKYGLKVYAVAEASSGYVVNFEVYAGKHIVDNSSSAVILRLLSDSSLLNKGHTVYLDRFYSSPELFQQLAEKGTGAVGTVNKSRKGLPKDLVSAKLKKGEMSFRRKDNVLAMKWKDKRDVYTLSTRHQATFGTHTKRNGSVVLKPLQVLDYNLNKIGVDIGDQRLQYNPFQHRTVKWWRKLYFHLLLMGVSNAFWLYNAVHRKKITITDFITVLAVQLVEDDTLEFIPRNEGTVGRLTKRHFLQHIPATTKKYAAHWNHRAAECGPVVSPVTRTARTVMSRGDRPYVAGTVAFRKPSADFELHSGRSFCRYLLPSP, via the exons atgtttcggcgcggtttatcagacgcagaaattgcggatttgatcaatcatagcgacactctggataatgtagagagtgattcagacgattctgaatgcaatggtgtgtttgaag aagacgagattgatgacagtttgtcttcagatgaagacgagaatgatgttgaaggtgttgcttcaaatccagcagctgtgccgtatccgaaagacagtgagtggactgcagttgacacctaccgacctctgcctgtcaacacgacacccaggcagatactagtggatattgatgagtcgagttctgtactggattgcagtaaagtgttccttactgacagtgacgtaaatgaactcaagagacagacaaatttgtatgcatcacagacaatacagaagaaaagaagaggaaataatctgaagccccattcagttttgagttcgtggaagccagtgactataagtgagatgaggcgtttcttgggtattattttccacatgtgtgtttcgaaaaagcccaaaattgcggaccattggagcactaatcctgttcttagttgtaacttttgtccccatgtcatgagccgtttgcgtttcactcagatactgtcatgcttgcatcttgttgacaattcaaatcagaaaaaaccaggcgaagatggatttcatccactttacaaagttttgccatattataataatttgaaggagcgatgtatccaggcatatcgtccctcagaaaaagtgacaattgatgaaggaatttgcccatttcgaggtcgtgtgagtttccgtgtttacatgcaaaataagcctcataagtatggactgaaagtatatgctgttgctgaagccagtagtggctatgttgtaaattttgaagtttatgctggtaagcatattgttgacaattcttcgtctgcggttattttgcgattgttgtctgacagcagcttgctgaacaaaggccacactgtgtatttagatcgattttattccagtccagagctatttcagcaactggcagagaaaggcactggagctgttggtactgtgaacaaatccaggaaaggattgcctaaagatttagtatctgctaagctgaaaaagggcgaaatgtcttttcggcgtaaagataatgtattggcaatgaagtggaaagataagagagatgtgtatacattgtctacaaggcatcaagcaacatttggtacgcatactaagagaaatgggtctgtagtattgaaaccacttcaggtacttgattacaacctcaataaaattggagtggatattggagaccaacgcctgcagtacaatccgttccagcacagaactgtgaaatggtggcgaaaattatatttccatttgctgcttatgggagtatcaaatgcattttggctgtacaatgcagtgcacaggaagaaaattacaataacagactttataacagtgcttgcagttcagcttgttgaagacgacacacttgaattcattccaagaaatgaaggaactgtaggtcggctaacaaagagacattttttgcagcacatacctgcaactactaagaagtatgctgctc ACTGGAACCACCGTGCTGCCGAATGCGGGCCCGTCGTATCCCCCGTCACTCGGACGGCTCGCACGGTAATGTCACGGGGCGACAGACCCTACGTAGCGGGCACCGTCGCATTTCGCAAACCGAGTGCCGACTTCGAGCTCCACTCGGGCCGCAGCTTCTGCCGCTACCTGCTGCCCTCGCCCTGA
- the LOC126443034 gene encoding uncharacterized protein LOC126443034: MPQLHCVHVLRDNEFGVHIAWPEAAVSLCCDAPAPPFVRPPPRRVPGPYTVEFNTRRLVVCSATFQHCLKWVRGETLEALRVADQCEGAGTHPASPFYYYRDFGAGRHCYGPICSFRGPEPLFCALCAYSHHYNCAGRACPLGGPVEVADGVELWCHPGPGPGPGRGGRRGRAAAAEGAARGGTSLEAELEDALRRPLTVRCPALEEVTVSGVGLAPTELRLLCVVAQLRVLRVESACLRGLFFLRHCRDTLEELTVTDATWLPPESFRDLRQLRVLKLLRVSKFRAPRVAIAKYTRHLRGLRCVLQKPLEEAAAATLPAEEEEIGLE, encoded by the exons ATGCCGCAGCTGCACTGCGTGCACGTGCTGCGGGACAACGAGTTCGGCGTGCACATCGCGTGGCCCGAGGCGGCCGTCAGCCTGTGCTGCGACGCCCCCGCGCCGCCCTTCGTGCGGCCGCCGCCGCGCCGCGTGCCCGGCCCCTACACGGTCGAATTCAACACGCGGCGCCTCGTGGTGTGCAGCGCCACCTTCCAGCACTGCCTCAA GTGGGTGCGGGGCGAGACGCTGGAGGCGCTGCGCGTGGCCGACCAGTGCGAGGGCGCGGGCACGCACCCGGCCAGCCCGTTCTACTACTACCGCGACTTCGGCGCCGGCAGGCACTGCTACGGCCCCATCTGCAGCTTCCGGGGGCCGGAGCCCCTGTTCTGCGCGCTCTGCGCCTACAGCCACCACTACAACTGCGCCGGCAGGGCGTGCCCGCTCGGCGGCCCGGTCGAGGTTGCCGACGGCGTCGAACTGTGGTGCCACccggggccggggccggggccggggcgCGGCGGCCGGCGGGGGCGCGCGGCGGCGGCGGAGGGCGCGGCGCGCGGCGGCACGTCGCTGGAGGCGGAGCTGGAGGACGCGCTGCGCCGCCCGCTGACGGTGCGCTGCCCGGCGCTGGAGGAGGTGACGGTGTCGGGCGTCGGGCTGGCGCCCACCGAGCTCCGGCTGCTGTGCGTCGTGGCGCAGCTGCGCGTGCTGCGCGTCGAGTCGGCCTGCCTGCGCGGGCTCTTCTTCCTCCGGCACTGCCGCGACACCCTGGAGGAGCTGACGGTCACGGACGCCACGTGGCTGCCGCCGGAGAGCTTCCGGGACCTGCGGCAGCTCCGCGTGCTCAAGCTGCTGCGCGTCTCCAAGTTCCGCGCGCCGCGCGTGGCGATCGCCAAGTACACGCGGCACCTCCGCGGGCTGCGGTGCGTCCTGCAGAAGCCGCTGGAGGAGGCCGCCGCGGCGACGCTGCCCGCCGAAGAGGAGGAGATCGGCCTCGAGTAA